In Acetobacteroides hydrogenigenes, a genomic segment contains:
- the mnmD gene encoding tRNA (5-methylaminomethyl-2-thiouridine)(34)-methyltransferase MnmD, whose product MEFDSEYLQERVHVVETTDGSQTLSIDGGIEHYHSINGAIAEALHVYIDAGLAPFAGREVNVFEVGFGTGLNAMLAYQFAVCNATKVNYTSVERYPLPLNIVEKFTYPEQVELDREKYFNALHSAPWNSKVELDPCFTLQKVEVDLVEYSPSAEIDVVFFDAFAPDLQPQLWSLQVFERIYKTMNAGGVLVTYSSKGFVKNNLRESGFNVKRLPGPKGKRHMILAQK is encoded by the coding sequence ATGGAGTTTGATAGTGAATACTTGCAAGAGCGTGTCCATGTTGTGGAAACTACCGATGGTTCACAGACGCTCTCGATTGATGGAGGGATTGAGCATTACCATTCTATAAATGGAGCAATAGCCGAGGCGCTTCATGTTTATATAGATGCAGGGCTTGCACCATTCGCTGGGCGAGAGGTTAATGTTTTTGAGGTTGGCTTTGGTACGGGCCTTAACGCTATGTTGGCCTATCAGTTTGCCGTTTGTAACGCTACTAAGGTGAACTACACTTCCGTTGAGCGCTACCCTTTACCGTTGAATATTGTTGAAAAGTTTACCTATCCCGAGCAGGTCGAACTAGATAGAGAAAAATATTTCAACGCCCTTCATAGTGCGCCTTGGAATAGCAAGGTTGAACTCGATCCTTGCTTTACTCTGCAAAAAGTAGAGGTCGATCTGGTTGAGTACAGCCCATCTGCAGAAATTGATGTTGTTTTCTTTGATGCTTTTGCTCCCGATTTGCAGCCCCAGCTTTGGTCGTTACAGGTCTTCGAAAGGATTTACAAGACTATGAATGCTGGTGGCGTGCTGGTAACCTATTCATCCAAAGGGTTTGTTAAAAATAATTTAAGAGAATCGGGATTTAATGTTAAGAGATTGCCAGGGCCTAAGGGTAAAAGACATATGATTTTAGCTCAAAAATAA